The following are encoded together in the Conger conger chromosome 11, fConCon1.1, whole genome shotgun sequence genome:
- the atp6v0a2b gene encoding V-type proton ATPase 116 kDa subunit a — protein MGSLFRSEEMCLAQLFLQSGSAYDCISELGEMGLVEFRDLNPTVNSFQRKFVSEIKRCEEMERILGYLLREIKKADIPLPEGDVNPVAPLPKHVMVIMEQLQRLEVELSEVTRNKEKLQKNLLELTEYTHMLRITRNFVHRSAEREPLQAQYEEFPFLEKDPMMDYTSMQRLGAKLGFISGLIHRVKIEAFERMLWRVCKGYTILSYAEIDECVEDADTGETTKSVVFLISYWGDQIGQKVKKICDCYHCHLYPYPNSNEERRDVVEGLRTRIQDLHTVLHRTEDYLKQVLHKASESVYTWVIQVKKMKAIYHILNLCSFDVTNKCLIAEVWCPVNDLPVLRRALEEGSRKSGATVPSFVNRIPSSDTPPTLIRTNKFTSGFQNIVEAYGVGNYREVNPAPYTIITFPFLFAVMFGDLGHGVIMALFALWMVLRENDRKLKRTRNEIWNTFFEGRYIILLMGLFSVYTGLIYNDCFSKSLNIFGSGWSVRAMAKQSGWTDRTLSTNAFLTLDPNVTGVFNGPYPLGIDPIWNLASNRLTFLNSYKMKMSVILGIIHMSFGVILGVFNHLHFRKKFNLLLVFLPELLFLLCLFGYLVFMVVYKWLAFTARESQTAPSILIHFINMFLMQGGAVPPLFPGQAGFQMFLLVVALLSVPVLLLGKPVYLYWLHHGGGSLGSYRGYERVRRSSEEEVSLMRAHDMEEGGSHGDHSNSRDGHAEEFDFGDVFLHQAIHTIEYCLGCISNTASYLRLWALSLAHAQLSEVLWTMVMRVGLRVDIKFGVVFLVPVFGLFAVLTVSILLVMEGLSAFLHALRLHWVEFQNKFYSGSGVKFIPFAFSLMPSSFEHDGLL, from the exons ATGGGCTCGTTATTCCGGAGTGAAGAGATGTGTTTGGCCCAGCTCTTTCTGCAGTCTGGGTCGGCTTACGACTGTATCAGTGAACTGGGAGAGATGGGTCTTGTCGAATTCAGAGAC CTCAACCCCACTGTCAACTCCTTCCAGCGCAAGTTTGTCAGCGAGATCAAGAGGTGTGAGGAAATGGAGCGAATTCTGG GTTACCTGCTCCGGGAGATCAAGAAGGCGGACATTCCACTGCCCGAGGGGGATGTCAATCCCGTCGCCCCTCTGCCCAAACACGTAATGGTGATAATG GAGCAGCTGCAGAGGCTGGAGGTGGAGCTGAGCGAGGTCACGCGGAACAAGGAGAAGCTGCAGAAGAACCTTCTGGAGCTCACCGAGTACACGCACATGCTGCGCATCACACGCAACTTTGTGCACCGCAGCGCGGAG CGCGAGCCCCTGCAGGCTCAGTACGAGGAGTTCCCCTTCCTGGAGAAGGACCCCATGATGGACTACACCAGCATGCAGCGTCTGGGAGCCAAGCTCGG gttcaTCTCGGGCCTGATCCACCGGGTGAAGATCGAGGCCTTCGAGCGCATGCTGTGGAGGGTGTGCAAGGGCTACACCATCCTGAGCTACGCCGAGATCGACGAGTGTGTGGAGGACGCAGACACG GGTGAAACCACAAAAAGTGTTGTGTTCTTAATCTCCTACTGGGGGGACCAGATCGGGCAGAAAGTGAAGAAGATCTGTGACTG CTACCACTGTCACCTCTACCCCTACCCCAACAGCAACGAGGAGAGGAGGGATGTGGTGGAGGGCCTTAGGACCCGTATCCAGGACCTACACACT GTGCTGCACAGGACAGAGGACTACCTGAAGCAGGTGCTGCACAAGGCCTCTGAGTCGGTGTACACCTGGGTGATCCAGGTGAAGAAGATGAAGGCCATCTACCACATCCTCAACCTGTGCAGCTTCGACGTCACCAACAAGTGTCTTATCGCCGAGGTCTGGTGTCCCGTCAATGACCTGCCTGTCCTCCGGAGGGCGCTAGAGGAGGGCtcg CGGAAGAGTGGAGCCACCGTGCCCTCCTTCGTGAACCGAATCCCCAGCAGCGACACTCCGCCCACCCTCATACGGACCAATAAGTTTACGTCGGGCTTCCAGAACATCGTGGAGGCCTACGGCGTGGGGAACTACAGGGAGGTGAACCCCG CTCCCTACACCATCATCACCTTCCCCTTCCTGTTTGCGGTGATGTTCGGGGACCTGGGCCACGGCGTGATCATGGCGCTGTTCGCCCTGTGGATGGTGCTGCGCGAGAACGACCGCAAGCTGAAGCGCACCAGGAACGAG ATCTGGAACACGTTCTTCGAAGGGCGCTACATCATCCTGCTGATGGGCCTGTTCTCCGTGTACACGGGGCTCATCTACAACGACTGCTTCTCCAAGTCCCTCAACATCTTCGGCTCGGGCTGGAGCGTCAGGGCCATGGCCAAGCAGAGCGGCTGGAC ggATCGTACCTTGAGCACAAATGCCTTCCTTACCCTTGATCCCAACGTGACCGGAGTGTTCAACGGGCCATACCCCTTGGGCATAGACCCG ATTTGGAACCTGGCCTCCAATCGTCTGACATTCCTCAACTCCTATAAGATGAAGATGTCCGTTATCCTGGGCATAATTCATATGTCGTTTGGAGTCATCCTGGGTGTCTTCAACCACCT GCACTTCCGGAAGAAGTTCAACCTGCTCCTGGTGTTCCTGCCGGAGCTGCTATTCCTACTGTGTCTGTTCGGCTACCTGGTGTTCATGGTCGTGTACAAGTGGCTGGCCTTCACCGCTCGGGAGTCCCAGACCGCCCCCAGCATCCTCATCCACTTCATCAACATGTTCCTCATGCAGGGGGGCGCGGTGCCCCCCCTGTTCCCCGGCCAG GCAGGGTTTCAGATGTTCCTCCTGGTGGTCGCCctgctctctgtgcctgtgctgctgctgggtAAACCTGTCTACCTGTACTGGCTGCACCACGGAGGAGGCAGCCTGGGGTCCTACCGG ggttACGAGCGTGTTCGCCGCAGCAGTGAGGAGGAGGTGTCTCTGATGCGGGCTCATGACATGGAGGAAGGCGGGAGCCATGGCGACCACTCAAACAGCCGGGACGGTCATGCTGAGGag TTTGACTTTGGGGACGTGTTCCTGCACCAGGCCATCCACACCATAGAGTACTGCCTGGGCTGCATCTCCAACACCGCCTCCTACCTGCGCCTGTGGGCCCTGAGCCTGGCGCACGCCC agcTGTCAGAGGTGCTGTGGACGATGGTGATGAGGGTTGGTCTGCGGGTGGACATTAAGTTTGGGGTGGTGTTCCTGGTCCCTGTGTTCGGCCTGTTCGCCGTCCTCACTGTGTCCATCCTGCTGGTGATGGAGGGCCTGTCTGCCTTCCTGCACGCGCTCAGACTGCACTG GGTGGAGTTCCAGAACAAGTTCTACAGCGGCTCCGGGGTCAAGTTCATCCCGTTCGCCTTCTCCCTGATGCCGTCCAGCTTCGAGCACGACGGCCTCCTGTGA